The Streptomyces sp. NBC_00691 genome has a segment encoding these proteins:
- a CDS encoding DUF742 domain-containing protein, which produces MSRGRPGRDDSPDRLYTLTGGRSRAGSDSFDLVTLVVSESDPAPGMQSEHAAILRMCRYPTAVVEVAAGLGLPVSITRILLADLHDTGGISARHPRASYSLPDHDILEQVLVGLRNL; this is translated from the coding sequence ATGAGCCGCGGCAGACCGGGCAGGGACGACTCCCCCGACCGGCTCTACACCCTGACCGGCGGCCGCAGCCGTGCCGGGTCCGACTCCTTCGACCTGGTGACCCTGGTGGTCTCCGAGAGCGACCCGGCCCCCGGCATGCAGTCGGAGCACGCCGCCATCCTGCGCATGTGCCGGTACCCCACCGCGGTGGTGGAGGTCGCGGCCGGGCTAGGTCTGCCCGTGTCGATCACCCGGATCCTCCTGGCCGACCTGCACGACACCGGCGGGATCAGCGCCCGGCATCCCCGTGCGTCGTACAGCCTTCCCGATCACGACATCCTGGAGCAGGTGCTCGTTGGACTCCGTAACCTCTGA
- a CDS encoding GTP-binding protein: MDSVTSEQRQTLHSTADNGLKIVVVGGFGVGKTTLVRSVSEIRPLNTEETMTQAGEGVDDTSGVAAKSATTVAFDFGRISLDTHNVLYLFGAPGQERFWFLWDRLFSGTLGAVVLVDTRRLADSWYAIDRLEHHGTPFVVACNDFGGPSHTPAQIRGALDLADEVPLVFCDARSRESSKQVLISLVEHLRTVVAPATPPVPQPIPEPTP, translated from the coding sequence TTGGACTCCGTAACCTCTGAACAGCGCCAGACCCTGCACAGCACCGCCGACAACGGACTGAAGATCGTCGTCGTCGGCGGATTCGGAGTCGGCAAGACCACCCTCGTCCGCTCGGTCAGCGAGATCCGTCCGCTGAACACCGAGGAGACGATGACGCAGGCGGGCGAAGGCGTCGACGACACCTCCGGGGTCGCCGCCAAGTCGGCCACCACCGTGGCCTTCGACTTCGGCCGGATCTCGCTCGACACCCACAACGTCCTGTACCTGTTCGGGGCACCCGGCCAGGAGCGGTTCTGGTTCCTGTGGGACCGGCTGTTCTCCGGGACGCTCGGCGCGGTGGTGCTCGTCGACACCCGTCGGCTCGCCGACTCCTGGTACGCCATCGACCGCCTGGAGCACCACGGGACGCCGTTCGTCGTCGCCTGCAACGACTTCGGCGGCCCGTCCCACACCCCCGCCCAGATCCGCGGGGCCCTCGACCTCGCCGACGAGGTTCCGCTGGTCTTCTGCGACGCCCGGTCGCGCGAGTCCAGCAAGCAGGTCCTCATCTCGCTCGTCGAGCACCTGCGGACCGTCGTCGCCCCGGCCACGCCGCCGGTCCCGCAGCCGATCCCGGAGCCCACCCCGTGA
- a CDS encoding cytochrome P450: protein MTLPEHPPVPLSGPRFQTDPTELYRQIRREHGAVAPVVLDGGIPAWLVLGYRELHQVTSDPALFSRDSDLWNQWDSIPPDWPLLPMIGRKQPSILYTVGERHRERANVISSALEGIDPFVLKERAERFADELIDALCGKGSCDIIAEYAMLLPVRVLASVYGFSEEQGPGLVTALNDMINGQEGALEGQRHLAESMFALLAAKAEEPGDDVASRMLGNTDGFTVEEVAQDLMVMLAAGHQPTADWIGNSLRLMLTDDRFAASLSGGRHSVGEAMNEVLWEDTPTQNVAGRWASRDTHLGGRRIGRGDLLLLGLAAANSDPHVRADAGRLTGGNNAYLSFGHGEHRCPFPAQEVAETIARTGIEVLLDRLPDVDLAVPAADLARRPSPWLRGLSALPVTYTPTPALGALG, encoded by the coding sequence GTGACCCTCCCCGAGCACCCGCCCGTCCCCCTCAGCGGGCCACGCTTCCAGACCGACCCCACCGAGCTGTACCGGCAGATCCGGCGCGAGCACGGAGCGGTCGCCCCCGTCGTGCTGGACGGCGGCATACCGGCCTGGCTGGTCCTCGGCTACCGCGAACTCCACCAGGTCACCAGCGACCCCGCCCTCTTCTCCCGCGACTCCGATCTGTGGAACCAGTGGGACTCCATTCCGCCGGACTGGCCGCTGCTGCCGATGATCGGCCGCAAGCAGCCGTCCATCCTCTACACCGTCGGGGAGCGGCACCGCGAGCGCGCGAACGTCATCTCCTCGGCCCTGGAGGGGATCGACCCGTTCGTGCTCAAGGAGCGGGCCGAGCGCTTCGCCGACGAGCTGATCGACGCACTGTGCGGCAAGGGGTCCTGCGACATCATCGCCGAGTACGCGATGCTGCTGCCGGTACGCGTCCTCGCCAGCGTCTACGGCTTCTCCGAGGAGCAGGGGCCGGGGCTCGTCACCGCCCTCAACGACATGATCAACGGCCAGGAGGGCGCGCTGGAGGGCCAGCGTCACCTCGCGGAGTCGATGTTCGCCCTCCTCGCCGCGAAGGCGGAGGAGCCGGGCGACGACGTGGCCTCCCGGATGCTGGGCAACACCGACGGCTTCACGGTCGAGGAGGTCGCCCAGGACCTCATGGTGATGCTGGCCGCCGGCCATCAGCCCACCGCCGACTGGATCGGCAACTCGCTGCGGCTGATGCTCACCGACGACCGGTTCGCCGCCTCGCTGTCCGGCGGCCGGCACAGCGTCGGCGAGGCGATGAACGAGGTCCTGTGGGAGGACACCCCCACCCAGAACGTCGCCGGCCGCTGGGCCTCGCGCGACACCCACCTGGGCGGGCGCCGGATCGGCCGCGGCGACCTGCTGCTGCTCGGTCTGGCCGCCGCCAACTCCGACCCGCACGTGCGCGCCGACGCGGGCCGGCTCACCGGCGGCAACAACGCCTACCTGTCCTTCGGCCACGGCGAGCACCGCTGTCCCTTCCCCGCGCAGGAGGTCGCCGAGACCATCGCGCGCACGGGGATCGAGGTGCTGCTCGACCGGCTGCCGGACGTCGACCTCGCGGTCCCCGCGGCCGACCTCGCCCGCCGCCCCTCCC